One Gloeobacter morelensis MG652769 DNA window includes the following coding sequences:
- a CDS encoding WD40 repeat domain-containing protein, producing MEKRVISAVLSEQAVTYRPGGPPVTFEVTVSNDSNQFAGFKLELVAAGTGRNPNWYQLFPEVSTAKPPGSRTQFQVTIVDSPIPGFVGAINVTILITSPQLKEERKYLLRLIVEAGSGPSQLLVDLPVRQFQTYPRNPVDIPVRVRNLSQRPVDIVLRFLGIDPVWLATGTERRFVVEAGALADVAFQCLPPGPNQALGQEYPFAVEALPQSGSAARAEGSLEVLPVGFVQFNCSEPRKRLPEKGGAWWPDWSELAATFPLLFKNASNLRQEVSVAVEGRDSGRCAARTEPPQGVLGVSTTTELKLEITRKRSLFGLPKTLQLEAVAVLSDERLGGADPPSQKLELRVLPKLPVWMQVLSVALTFISGSWGAVTVHEHFNPRAHTDLVNSVRVSGDARMVYSASDDRTIRSWRVGKEGGDLSYEGILVDTGRPVRALRFMPKNNSQLAAGLENGAVQIWNVATGEKLRQLDYQPEVDDRVFDLVFTANSRHLFSAHGSGMVQMWDLQSEATQPVRVLELDKKLDYTVQALELSGDERTLISAGRFFRLLLWDLDKPDARPRRLQPRGGQNDVIWSVALSPKNPNLLATADSAGNITTYDLARCADPNATKAPFKGATALGSLLKADPKAQDRAVPVQSAETVPANVPVDVTCPVLDRWLGHGSFAVRSLAFGGDGLSLISGGDDHRVMLWQLTPKGTRAARSVTGRLLEERPKKVNAVDLGRDREGIIGVSGGDDFQVSMRRVPLP from the coding sequence ATGGAAAAACGCGTTATCAGCGCTGTGCTCTCGGAGCAGGCGGTCACCTACCGCCCCGGTGGTCCGCCGGTCACTTTTGAGGTGACCGTCAGCAACGACAGCAACCAGTTCGCGGGATTCAAACTGGAGTTGGTGGCGGCGGGGACGGGGCGCAATCCCAACTGGTACCAGCTTTTTCCGGAAGTCTCCACCGCCAAGCCCCCCGGCAGCCGCACCCAGTTTCAGGTGACGATCGTCGATTCGCCCATCCCCGGTTTTGTCGGGGCGATCAACGTCACGATCTTGATCACCTCCCCGCAGCTCAAGGAGGAGCGCAAGTACCTGCTGCGGCTGATTGTCGAAGCAGGTTCGGGGCCGTCGCAACTCTTGGTCGACCTGCCGGTGCGCCAGTTTCAGACCTATCCGCGCAACCCCGTGGACATTCCGGTGCGGGTGCGCAACCTCAGTCAGCGGCCGGTGGATATCGTTTTGCGCTTTTTGGGAATCGACCCGGTCTGGCTGGCCACCGGCACCGAGCGGCGCTTCGTCGTCGAAGCGGGCGCGCTGGCGGATGTCGCCTTTCAATGCCTGCCGCCGGGGCCGAACCAGGCCCTCGGCCAGGAGTATCCCTTCGCAGTCGAAGCGCTCCCCCAGAGCGGGAGCGCCGCGCGTGCGGAAGGGTCGCTGGAGGTGCTGCCGGTAGGCTTCGTGCAGTTCAATTGCAGCGAACCGCGAAAACGTCTGCCGGAGAAAGGTGGCGCCTGGTGGCCCGACTGGAGCGAGCTTGCCGCCACCTTTCCGTTGCTGTTTAAAAACGCGAGCAACCTGCGCCAGGAGGTGAGCGTCGCCGTCGAAGGCCGCGACAGCGGCAGGTGCGCCGCCCGCACCGAACCGCCCCAGGGAGTGCTGGGGGTCTCCACCACCACCGAACTCAAACTCGAAATCACCCGCAAGCGCTCGCTATTCGGTCTCCCCAAGACCCTGCAATTGGAGGCGGTGGCGGTCCTGTCCGACGAGCGGCTGGGAGGTGCCGATCCGCCCTCCCAGAAACTCGAACTGCGCGTGTTGCCGAAGTTGCCCGTCTGGATGCAGGTATTGTCCGTTGCACTCACGTTTATCTCGGGCAGTTGGGGGGCAGTCACGGTCCACGAGCATTTCAATCCCCGCGCCCACACCGACCTGGTCAATTCGGTGCGCGTCAGCGGCGACGCGCGCATGGTCTACAGCGCCAGCGACGACCGCACCATCCGCAGCTGGCGCGTCGGCAAAGAAGGGGGCGATCTGAGCTACGAGGGCATTCTGGTCGATACCGGCAGGCCCGTGCGGGCGCTGCGCTTTATGCCCAAGAACAACAGCCAGCTGGCCGCCGGGCTCGAAAACGGAGCAGTGCAAATCTGGAACGTCGCCACCGGCGAGAAGCTGCGCCAGCTCGACTACCAGCCGGAGGTGGACGACCGGGTCTTTGACCTCGTTTTTACTGCCAACTCGCGCCATCTATTTAGCGCCCACGGCAGCGGCATGGTGCAGATGTGGGATCTGCAGTCGGAGGCCACCCAGCCGGTGCGCGTCCTTGAGCTGGATAAAAAACTCGATTACACCGTGCAGGCGCTCGAACTGAGCGGCGATGAGCGCACACTGATTAGCGCCGGTCGGTTTTTCAGGCTGTTGCTCTGGGATCTGGACAAACCCGACGCCAGACCGCGCCGATTGCAGCCGCGCGGCGGCCAGAACGACGTCATCTGGAGTGTCGCCCTCTCGCCTAAAAACCCGAATTTGCTCGCCACCGCCGATTCGGCGGGCAACATCACCACCTACGACCTCGCCCGCTGCGCCGACCCGAACGCTACAAAGGCGCCGTTTAAAGGGGCGACCGCCCTGGGCTCCCTGCTCAAAGCCGACCCCAAGGCGCAGGACCGGGCCGTCCCCGTCCAGAGCGCCGAAACGGTGCCTGCGAACGTGCCCGTCGATGTCACCTGCCCGGTGCTCGACCGCTGGTTGGGCCACGGCAGTTTTGCGGTCCGCTCGCTCGCCTTCGGCGGCGACGGCCTGTCGCTGATTAGCGGCGGGGACGATCACCGGGTGATGCTCTGGCAACTGACGCCTAAAGGCACCCGCGCGGCGCGCTCCGTCACCGGCCGCCTGCTGGAGGAGCGCCCCAAAAAGGTCAACGCCGTTGACCTCGGCCGTGACCGCGAGGGGATCATCGGTGTGAGCGGCGGCGACGATTTTCAAGTGTCGATGCGACGAGTGCCCCTGCCGTGA
- a CDS encoding ABC transporter ATP-binding protein, which yields MNVVELDQVVKCFSEPGGKPLRAVDAVSLAVRSGEFFSLLGESGCGKTTVLRLMGGFEQPDGGTIVIAGQPMAGVPPYRRPVNTVFQSYALFPHLNVYQNIAFGLEMERLARAEVRLRVEEMLALVRLEKLAARKPHQLSGGQKQRVALARALAKRPAVLLLDEPLSALDLKLRQQLRLELKALQRQTGITFIFVTHDQEEALSLSDRVGVMRAGRLLQVGTAAEIYERPTSRFVAEFVGETNWLNGTVEAVEAGVVAVLVPGLGQSVRGVAPVRVAPGERVGVAIRPEKLAVRPTQATREPGVNWFAATLGAGRYEGALTWQEAVLASGERFGLRLANRSGQERLPEGTLCALEARFEDTVVLPTVQPGSVR from the coding sequence TTGAACGTCGTCGAGTTGGATCAGGTCGTCAAGTGCTTCAGTGAGCCCGGCGGCAAGCCACTGCGCGCCGTGGACGCGGTGAGCCTCGCGGTGCGATCGGGAGAATTTTTTTCGCTGTTGGGCGAGAGCGGCTGCGGCAAGACCACGGTGCTCAGGCTGATGGGCGGCTTCGAGCAGCCGGATGGCGGCACGATCGTCATTGCCGGCCAGCCGATGGCGGGGGTACCGCCCTACCGGCGGCCGGTCAACACGGTCTTTCAAAGTTACGCGCTCTTCCCGCACCTGAACGTGTACCAGAACATTGCCTTCGGCCTGGAGATGGAGCGGCTCGCGCGCGCCGAGGTGCGTCTGCGCGTCGAGGAGATGCTCGCCCTGGTGCGCCTGGAGAAACTCGCCGCCCGCAAACCCCACCAGCTTTCCGGCGGCCAGAAGCAGCGGGTGGCCCTGGCCCGGGCGCTAGCCAAACGTCCGGCGGTACTGCTTTTAGATGAACCTTTAAGTGCACTGGATTTGAAGTTGCGCCAGCAATTGCGTCTGGAACTGAAGGCCTTGCAGCGGCAGACGGGAATCACATTTATCTTTGTCACCCATGACCAGGAGGAGGCTTTGAGCTTGTCAGACCGGGTGGGGGTGATGCGCGCGGGAAGGCTTTTGCAGGTGGGTACCGCTGCAGAAATTTACGAGCGGCCGACCAGCCGCTTCGTGGCCGAGTTCGTGGGCGAGACCAACTGGCTGAACGGCACCGTCGAAGCGGTCGAGGCGGGTGTTGTAGCGGTGCTTGTGCCGGGACTTGGCCAGAGCGTTAGAGGAGTGGCGCCGGTGAGGGTGGCGCCAGGGGAGCGGGTAGGGGTGGCAATCCGCCCCGAGAAACTGGCGGTGCGGCCGACGCAAGCGACGAGGGAGCCGGGAGTCAACTGGTTCGCGGCGACTTTGGGGGCGGGACGTTACGAAGGCGCCTTAACCTGGCAAGAGGCAGTGTTGGCCAGTGGGGAACGCTTCGGGTTACGTCTGGCCAACCGCAGCGGCCAGGAAAGATTGCCGGAGGGAACGCTCTGCGCTCTGGAAGCCAGGTTCGAAGACACCGTCGTTTTGCCCACTGTGCAACCGGGAAGCGTTCGTTGA
- a CDS encoding FHA domain-containing protein, translating to MAIVCSQCQHANPDTALNCGHCQREIAVLCLECGSINPTPCRYCGECGVELPHVAFAPLQPVATAGEAAVATVPAPSPVPEAPPERRSARRASAAPVDPPLPQVARPMESPPPRPNAGAPPPFASPGTRLQIATAVLVHIGSDERLELPADQPLVYLGKPNEDLPPDIDISHLPGAEVVSRVHAAIHCSEGAFALEDAGSSNGTFLNGELIKPGTRFRRKLKAGDIVALGKANKMNFRFEIEE from the coding sequence ATGGCCATCGTCTGCTCACAATGCCAGCACGCCAACCCCGACACCGCCCTGAACTGCGGGCACTGCCAGAGGGAAATTGCTGTACTGTGTCTTGAATGCGGCAGCATCAACCCGACACCCTGCCGGTACTGTGGCGAATGCGGCGTCGAGTTGCCCCACGTCGCTTTCGCCCCGCTGCAGCCGGTGGCAACGGCCGGCGAAGCGGCCGTTGCCACGGTCCCTGCTCCGTCGCCTGTTCCTGAGGCGCCCCCCGAGCGGCGTTCCGCCCGCCGGGCTTCTGCGGCGCCTGTCGATCCACCTTTACCCCAGGTTGCCCGCCCCATGGAAAGCCCGCCTCCCCGCCCCAACGCCGGTGCGCCGCCGCCCTTCGCTTCGCCCGGCACGCGCCTGCAGATTGCCACCGCCGTTCTCGTCCATATCGGCAGCGACGAGCGGCTCGAACTGCCGGCGGATCAGCCCCTGGTCTACCTCGGTAAACCCAACGAGGATCTGCCGCCCGATATCGACATCTCCCATCTGCCCGGCGCAGAAGTGGTCTCGCGCGTCCACGCCGCCATCCACTGCAGCGAAGGTGCCTTTGCCCTCGAAGACGCCGGCAGCAGCAACGGCACTTTCTTGAACGGCGAACTCATCAAACCGGGGACGCGCTTTCGCCGTAAGCTCAAAGCGGGCGACATCGTCGCCCTCGGCAAAGCCAACAAGATGAACTTCCGCTTCGAAATCGAAGAGTAA
- a CDS encoding DUF4159 domain-containing protein, giving the protein MSQLFPAPPIRPFERLQAADGLLINAERWRRAHEYHRLRQGMHYQALNQPGIVCGLGVQAITAPSDVKAEYRDGRWVRIQPGIAIDLVGNPIVVPQPIDFRIAVELADNEPAMVYLVVKYVDPDDLRREERRDIVQETFRVDEKSSPPEELEVEVCRVLLQPGTVQLENPREVFFPGYSNIDLRFRLQAQPRPQALISMAVVNHPDPDGTRHFFNLPHLLRATGALYPALQGVGEVGQVSFDEAEDLEAHDLLYLTGRQPLVLNSREFEALKGYLDRGGVLMVDAPADAVPLVESVLALAQQLETPLEYLERLRRDHPLRTHPFLFSALPAINQQPLRLLSGGGIVLTIGELAAAWGIDDNFALSRLAIRTAHELGINILAYAWRRRQLFALQGTDAAWTGGA; this is encoded by the coding sequence ATGAGCCAACTGTTCCCCGCCCCACCCATCCGTCCTTTCGAACGCCTGCAGGCCGCCGACGGTCTGCTCATCAACGCCGAGCGCTGGCGGCGCGCCCACGAGTACCACCGACTGCGCCAGGGCATGCACTACCAGGCGCTCAACCAGCCGGGGATCGTCTGCGGCCTGGGGGTGCAGGCGATCACCGCCCCGAGCGACGTCAAGGCCGAATATCGCGACGGGCGCTGGGTGCGCATCCAGCCGGGGATCGCTATCGACCTGGTGGGCAATCCGATCGTCGTTCCCCAGCCCATCGACTTTCGCATCGCCGTCGAACTGGCCGACAACGAGCCCGCGATGGTCTATCTGGTGGTCAAGTACGTCGATCCCGACGACTTGCGCCGCGAGGAGCGCCGCGACATCGTCCAGGAGACGTTCCGTGTCGATGAAAAAAGCAGCCCCCCTGAAGAACTGGAAGTCGAAGTTTGCCGGGTGCTGTTGCAGCCTGGGACCGTGCAGCTCGAAAACCCGCGCGAAGTTTTCTTTCCGGGCTACAGCAACATCGACCTGCGCTTCCGGCTGCAGGCGCAGCCGCGCCCCCAGGCCCTGATCAGCATGGCGGTGGTCAACCACCCCGACCCCGACGGCACCCGCCACTTCTTCAACCTGCCCCATTTGCTCCGGGCCACCGGCGCACTCTATCCGGCCCTGCAGGGGGTGGGCGAGGTGGGCCAGGTGAGCTTCGACGAAGCGGAGGATTTAGAAGCCCATGACCTGCTGTACCTGACCGGTCGCCAGCCGCTGGTGCTCAATAGCCGCGAATTCGAAGCGCTCAAAGGCTACCTCGACCGCGGCGGAGTGCTGATGGTGGACGCCCCTGCCGACGCCGTTCCCCTGGTCGAGAGCGTGCTGGCCCTCGCTCAGCAACTGGAGACCCCTCTTGAATACCTCGAACGTCTGCGCCGGGATCACCCGCTGCGCACCCACCCGTTCTTGTTCTCGGCGCTGCCCGCGATCAACCAGCAACCTTTGCGGCTGCTTAGCGGCGGCGGCATCGTACTGACGATCGGCGAACTGGCCGCCGCCTGGGGCATCGACGACAACTTTGCCCTCTCGCGCCTGGCCATCCGCACCGCCCACGAATTGGGCATCAATATCCTGGCCTACGCCTGGCGCAGGCGGCAGCTGTTTGCCCTGCAGGGCACGGACGCCGCCTGGACGGGCGGGGCCTAA
- a CDS encoding protein phosphatase 2C domain-containing protein, producing the protein MHYLVTGNRQALDRRYQVVGQSPAIVRDLLPDQPTAAPAGLPAGCRPYQRLHHFRWAIPEIHTCMAAANGGEPCVLLARGPLAADGTPWPTLRQGWATAAPLQQIGWLVQLARLWEPCVQEGVASSLLAPDNIGVLGWQACLFYLSGDLAPPPLAALGQSWQGLAPLSPPLAAIVGALCLGRIARIEELSAALENLAAANPSRGPAGVLGATHPGSRKANEDCFIHGPLGTYGIVCDGMGGHEGGAVASRMALDLLDRELQQLSGQTQPLPPLQVRRGMALALYRANQLLLETNRRQGRQRQRQMGTTVVAYCLSASLLHIAHVGDSRIYLIDRHHCQQLTVDDDVANQEVSLARTTSAAMLRMDGSGHLTQALGVIAMESLQPTVQTFVLPEDCLVLLCSDGLCDGALIERCWQTVLLPMLTGDLATGAGQLIDLALQELGHDNITFILLKYAA; encoded by the coding sequence ATGCACTATCTGGTCACCGGCAATCGCCAGGCCCTCGACCGGCGCTACCAGGTGGTCGGCCAATCCCCGGCGATTGTCCGGGATCTGTTGCCGGACCAGCCCACCGCCGCACCCGCGGGCCTGCCTGCCGGCTGCCGCCCCTACCAGAGGCTGCACCACTTTCGCTGGGCAATCCCCGAGATTCACACCTGCATGGCGGCCGCGAACGGCGGCGAGCCGTGCGTGCTGTTGGCGCGCGGGCCGCTCGCGGCCGACGGCACCCCCTGGCCGACTTTGCGCCAGGGCTGGGCCACCGCCGCCCCTTTGCAGCAGATTGGCTGGCTGGTCCAGCTGGCCCGCCTCTGGGAACCCTGTGTACAGGAAGGGGTGGCCTCGTCGCTGCTTGCCCCCGACAACATCGGTGTACTCGGTTGGCAGGCCTGCCTGTTTTATTTGAGCGGCGACCTGGCACCGCCGCCACTCGCGGCCCTGGGGCAAAGCTGGCAGGGCCTGGCCCCCCTCAGCCCGCCACTCGCTGCAATCGTGGGGGCACTCTGCCTGGGCCGGATCGCCCGCATCGAGGAGCTGTCCGCCGCGCTCGAAAATCTCGCCGCCGCCAACCCCAGCCGCGGTCCGGCGGGCGTTCTGGGTGCGACTCACCCGGGTAGCCGCAAGGCCAACGAGGACTGTTTTATTCACGGTCCGCTCGGCACCTACGGCATCGTCTGCGACGGTATGGGCGGGCACGAGGGCGGCGCGGTGGCCAGCCGCATGGCCTTGGATCTGCTCGATCGCGAACTGCAGCAACTCAGCGGCCAGACCCAGCCCCTGCCGCCCTTGCAGGTGCGCCGGGGCATGGCCCTGGCCCTCTACCGCGCCAACCAGTTGCTCCTGGAGACCAACCGCCGCCAGGGACGCCAACGCCAGCGCCAGATGGGCACCACCGTCGTCGCCTACTGCCTGAGCGCCAGTCTGCTGCACATCGCCCACGTCGGCGACAGCCGCATCTACCTCATCGACCGGCACCACTGCCAGCAGCTGACGGTGGACGACGACGTGGCCAACCAGGAGGTGAGTTTGGCGCGCACCACCAGCGCCGCCATGCTGCGCATGGACGGCAGCGGCCATCTCACCCAGGCCCTCGGGGTGATCGCCATGGAGTCGCTGCAGCCGACGGTGCAGACGTTTGTGCTGCCGGAGGACTGTCTGGTGCTGCTGTGCAGCGACGGGTTGTGCGACGGGGCGCTTATCGAGCGCTGCTGGCAGACGGTGCTCCTACCCATGCTCACAGGCGATCTCGCCACCGGGGCAGGGCAGTTGATCGATTTGGCTCTTCAAGAACTGGGGCACGACAACATAACGTTTATTCTTTTGAAGTACGCCGCGTAA
- a CDS encoding alpha/beta hydrolase: MKAVLYFCALALLIVWVSLVSIAVPVAAAERIYFNYGLFGFSLPVADLEAYSKTGVVSERLAYVLNLARVQPSLALRDALTQQAPLNSPAALSELTYGPLGTKVLQGLGDQLRTDKDNNSFHALRAAMLLAAADPQGLTFLNFLRYYPLDTFFLDLQQNLALANTVVTGIEQGREIYASIERQAQSETPTDAPVPAEDLQAAGPRSWQMQTLRFANPRRGTLALFDDPIWTTIGADIYLPQGLTQPAPLVVISHGLGSNRRTFAYLARHLASWGIAVAAVEHPDSDTEAVARAFKGRSTVRGRSTFPFVARPLYVSMLLDRLQQLSSDPAWQGRLDMARIGAFGQSWGGYTVLALAGANIDYEFVRRICNIELQITVLINPSVLLECTLDSAPLEPMDLRDPRIKAVFAVNPLAAAVAGPRGIGQIQIPTMILSASEDLFARPVGEQILPFNWLTTQDKYLVLAKNATHFTPTLGDDGGDSAFQLPAWMIGPPPAQMFRALDALSVAFFKKYLEGADRYDGYLGQGYARSLGEEPMRFSFVSSLNDGTKQSLAAIFKKYTGIEK, from the coding sequence TTGAAAGCTGTACTGTATTTTTGTGCTCTAGCGCTGTTGATAGTGTGGGTGTCGTTGGTATCGATAGCTGTGCCTGTTGCAGCGGCCGAACGCATCTACTTCAATTACGGTCTTTTCGGTTTTTCGCTACCGGTTGCAGATTTAGAAGCATACTCAAAAACAGGTGTTGTCAGCGAGCGGTTGGCCTACGTGCTCAACCTTGCACGGGTGCAGCCCTCGCTGGCGCTGCGCGACGCATTGACCCAGCAGGCGCCTCTTAATAGTCCAGCCGCTCTCTCAGAACTTACCTACGGCCCTCTTGGCACAAAAGTACTCCAGGGTCTCGGTGATCAGCTGCGAACCGATAAAGACAACAATAGTTTCCACGCCCTGCGCGCGGCCATGTTGCTTGCTGCGGCCGATCCGCAGGGGCTGACTTTCCTGAACTTCCTGCGCTACTACCCCCTCGATACCTTTTTCCTGGATCTTCAGCAAAATCTCGCTCTGGCGAACACAGTGGTTACCGGGATCGAACAGGGCAGGGAGATTTACGCGAGCATCGAGCGGCAGGCGCAGTCCGAAACACCGACAGATGCCCCCGTGCCCGCCGAGGACTTGCAGGCGGCAGGACCGCGCAGTTGGCAGATGCAGACCCTGCGTTTCGCCAATCCGCGCCGCGGCACGCTGGCGTTGTTCGACGATCCGATCTGGACTACGATCGGCGCCGACATCTACCTGCCGCAGGGACTGACGCAGCCCGCTCCTCTGGTGGTCATCTCCCATGGGCTTGGTTCCAACCGCCGGACGTTTGCCTATCTGGCGCGGCATCTCGCTTCCTGGGGCATTGCTGTGGCAGCCGTCGAGCACCCGGATTCCGATACCGAAGCGGTCGCGCGAGCGTTCAAGGGCCGCAGCACGGTGCGCGGCCGCAGCACCTTCCCGTTCGTCGCCCGGCCGCTCTACGTCTCGATGCTGCTCGACCGATTGCAACAGCTCTCCTCCGATCCCGCCTGGCAGGGTCGGCTGGACATGGCGCGCATCGGGGCGTTCGGCCAATCCTGGGGAGGGTACACAGTCCTCGCCCTCGCCGGGGCCAACATCGACTACGAGTTCGTGCGCCGCATCTGCAATATCGAGCTGCAGATTACCGTGCTCATCAACCCGTCGGTGCTGCTGGAGTGCACGCTGGACAGTGCTCCTCTCGAGCCGATGGATCTTCGTGATCCGCGCATCAAGGCGGTTTTTGCCGTCAATCCCTTGGCAGCCGCCGTCGCCGGCCCTCGGGGAATTGGCCAAATTCAGATTCCGACGATGATCCTCTCCGCGAGCGAAGACCTGTTCGCGCGGCCGGTCGGCGAACAGATCCTGCCATTTAACTGGTTGACGACTCAGGATAAATATCTGGTTCTGGCCAAAAATGCGACCCACTTCACGCCGACGCTGGGGGATGACGGCGGCGATTCGGCTTTTCAGCTGCCTGCCTGGATGATTGGACCACCGCCTGCGCAGATGTTTCGGGCTCTTGATGCTTTGAGCGTGGCGTTCTTCAAAAAGTATCTGGAAGGCGCCGATCGCTATGACGGCTATCTGGGACAGGGTTATGCCCGCTCGCTGGGAGAAGAGCCGATGCGCTTCAGCTTTGTTAGCTCACTGAACGACGGAACGAAGCAGTCGCTCGCGGCGATCTTCAAGAAATACACCGGCATTGAAAAATAG